One Streptomyces hundungensis DNA segment encodes these proteins:
- a CDS encoding SRPBCC family protein has product MAEHTSSSITIEATPADVMGVIADFARYPEWTGEVKEAEVLATDAAGHAEKVRLLLDAGAIKDDHTLAYTWNGNTVSWTLVKSQMLRTLDGSYILADAPGGRTEVTYRLTVDVKIPMLGMIKRKAEKVIIDRALAGLKKRVESGSGGAEAGSADGTKKL; this is encoded by the coding sequence ATGGCGGAACACACCAGCTCGTCTATCACCATCGAGGCAACCCCCGCCGACGTCATGGGGGTGATCGCGGACTTCGCCCGCTATCCCGAGTGGACCGGCGAGGTGAAGGAGGCCGAGGTGCTCGCCACCGACGCCGCCGGCCACGCCGAGAAGGTGCGGCTGCTGCTGGACGCGGGCGCCATCAAGGACGACCACACCCTCGCCTACACCTGGAACGGCAACACGGTCAGCTGGACGCTGGTCAAGTCCCAGATGCTGCGCACCCTCGACGGCTCGTACATCCTCGCGGACGCCCCCGGCGGACGGACCGAGGTCACCTACCGGCTCACCGTCGACGTCAAGATCCCCATGCTCGGCATGATCAAGCGCAAGGCCGAGAAGGTCATCATCGACCGCGCCCTGGCCGGCCTGAAGAAGCGCGTCGAAAGCGGTTCGGGCGGCGCCGAGGCCGGTTCCGCCGACGGGACCAAGAAGCTCTAG
- a CDS encoding ArsA family ATPase: MRTVLVTGPGGAGRTTVAAATARAAARRGTRVTLLTADRLPGELAGVTVRRIDAAAHFRAELLAFQDRAGAALDLLGASRLDAEELTELPGAEQLALLAALREAAADEPGLLVVDLPPADRALATLALPEQLRRYLRRLLPPERQAARSLRPVLAQLAGVPMPAQWLYETAARWDRELAAVQAVIEDAGTTVRLVAEPGPAAAEALGTARLGIAVHGLALDAVVANRLLPAETPDPWLAGLVAQQRKHLDELAGEFPAVREVAHLGRDPRGDDDLDLLDAAYGPDESVPPPPRWSVRDRLAEDDVLVWSLPLPGAVKDGLSLVRRGDELLLTVGPFRRIVPLPSALRRCTVTGAGLHDGVLDIRFAPDPELWPRGQ; this comes from the coding sequence GTGCGTACGGTCCTGGTCACCGGCCCCGGCGGCGCGGGCCGCACCACCGTCGCGGCGGCGACCGCGCGCGCCGCCGCCCGGCGCGGCACCCGGGTCACCCTGCTGACCGCGGACCGGCTGCCCGGCGAACTCGCCGGGGTCACCGTCCGGCGCATCGACGCGGCGGCCCACTTCCGCGCCGAACTCCTCGCCTTCCAGGACCGCGCGGGCGCCGCCCTCGACCTGCTCGGCGCCTCCCGCCTGGACGCCGAGGAACTCACCGAACTCCCCGGCGCCGAACAGCTCGCCCTGCTCGCCGCCCTGCGCGAGGCGGCGGCCGACGAACCCGGCCTGCTCGTCGTCGACCTGCCGCCCGCCGACCGCGCGCTCGCCACCCTCGCCCTGCCCGAGCAGCTGCGCCGCTATCTGCGCCGGCTCCTGCCGCCCGAGCGCCAGGCCGCCCGCTCGCTGCGCCCGGTCCTCGCCCAGCTCGCCGGGGTGCCCATGCCCGCGCAGTGGCTGTACGAGACCGCCGCCCGCTGGGACCGTGAACTGGCCGCCGTTCAGGCCGTGATCGAGGACGCGGGCACCACCGTGCGGCTGGTCGCGGAGCCGGGGCCCGCCGCGGCCGAGGCGCTGGGCACCGCACGGCTCGGCATCGCCGTGCACGGCCTCGCCCTCGACGCGGTGGTCGCCAACCGGCTGCTGCCCGCCGAGACCCCCGACCCCTGGCTCGCCGGGCTCGTCGCCCAGCAGCGCAAGCACCTGGACGAGCTGGCCGGGGAGTTCCCCGCCGTCCGCGAGGTCGCCCACCTCGGCCGCGATCCGCGCGGCGACGACGACCTCGACCTGCTCGACGCCGCATACGGACCCGACGAGAGCGTCCCCCCGCCCCCGCGCTGGAGCGTCCGGGACCGGCTCGCCGAGGACGACGTCCTGGTGTGGAGCCTGCCGCTGCCCGGCGCCGTCAAGGACGGGCTCTCGCTGGTGCGGCGCGGCGACGAACTCCTGCTCACCGTCGGCCCGTTCCGGCGGATCGTGCCGCTGCCCTCGGCGCTGCGCCGCTGCACCGTCACCGGAGCCGGGCTGCACGACGGCGTGCTGGACATCCGCTTCGCGCCCGATCCCGAGCTGTGGCCCCGCGGGCAGTGA